The sequence TTTTTTTGGAAAGTCTGTTACTATCCTGATACCATCCTTGCTCAGTTGATGCCGCACCAGCGTAAGACTTTCTCTGATTACTTCCACAGGATTGACGGGTCCCTGGTCACGACCGTCTGCCCGTGAAAAAGAGAGCAGGTTGTGGGTGATTGAGGCTATCCGATCACCTTCATGGATAATTTTATGTATGATACTTTCTCCGGTGGCATCAAGCTTGTAGTTATCCAGCAGTATTTGAGCAAAATTGATGATGCCCGTGATGGGGTTGTTGATCTCATGGGCAACGCCCGCAGCAAGTTCACCAATGGCTGCCAGTTTGGCAGTACGTATGGAGTCAACTCGGCGGCTTTCATCCCCGGAGAGTTCCCTGGCGATGAGCATGATTTTATCTATTGTTCCATCGGGCTCTTTAACCGGGGAAATGGTAAAGGAATATTCACCGAAGAGTCCGGGAAGTCGAGTCTCTTCAACTTTTGGAGAACAGGTCTTGAGAAATTCTTCCAGGGGGCATTTGATATGCGGCCATCTGCCACCATGAACAATCTTACAGATCCCCTTGCCAACCACCTCTTTTCTCTCTTTCTTTGCAGCGAGCAGCGTTGCATTGTTTGCCTCAATAATGGTGCCATCGGGGCTTACAACAATTACAGGATCCTGGATAGCGTTGAAAAGTTGCTCCCAGGTGCCGCCGTGGTGGGTTTCCGATGTGGGGGAATGGTTGGGAGCAGTCTGCGGGGTGAGCAAGGTATGTGACTCCGGATCAGTTTAAGTTTCATTTCCCACGGTATTCTGGCCCTGATTTTGTGGAATGATTTGTCAGGTTGATTTCCTGACAACTGTAGTATACCACAGTGTGTTACACATGTGGAAGTGAATTTATTTTTGTTGAGTCACTTTATTGGATAGGAGGATGAGTGAAGGGGGCGGGAATGGGCTTGAGTGAATCAGGAGAAAAATTCTTACACAAAGGACTATAATGATGGAATGTGTTGTTATTCTTTGAGGAGTTTCAAGAGTAATTTTTTAAAGTGGGTTAACTTCACAGGTAAAATATCAATTTCCACCTGGATCAGATCGTAAAATTCCATAATCTGTTCATCGCTTAAGGAATCCATCCCCGTGTCTAGAATAATAATCTTGTTATACCAGCCAAGATTCAGGCGAGCGTCGGTAACAGACCATTGACCATCCTGAATGGACTGATTAATCATCCTGATCCAGGCAGGAGTCATAAGAGAGGTGCGGTTCTTTTGTAATTCTTTGGCAAGGTCATCACCAATCAGCATATCAATACAGTTTCTTGCGTGAGGAATCTTTCCTCCACAGTCTTCAACAACATCAGCTATATTCCGTTTTCCCTTACAATGTTTACCTACGAGAAAGCGAACTCTGTCCCCGTTTTTGATGGCTCTGTCGATACCTTCCTGCAATTGCTCCTCCATTGTGTGGGGATTGTTGTGGATGGTATAATGCATGTAGTCGATATGTGGACTTAGATTCAATTCGGCAAGAACACTTTCAAGTTCATCACGAAAAATAGGACAGGTGATAAGGGAGATATCTCTGCGTTCAGTGATATCCTTTTTTGGAAAAGAAGAAAGTTCTTCGGTCTGTTTACAGAGAGAGCTTTGCATTTTTTTGTTTCCCAGTAGCTATTAATTAAAAGTCGTTTGTGAATACCATTATCATTCGCTGGAAACAAATCAATTTTTTAAATAGGATTGTTCAGTAGGAGGAATATGGGAGGTTGCCAGGAGTGAACGTTTAAATTGCTTTGAGTGGTATCTTGAAAATATTTGCCTGATTACCATCGAAACTCAGCTTTGCAACCCGGAGTTGTTCCGTGTCGATTATATGGGACGCCATAAACACACCCCTGGGGGCTCCGTTGCGGCCGTCCAGGCCGCAGATGCCCATATAATCAACACGAAAAACTCCTCCTCAGACGGGTAAGCTGAGGATTAGTGGTAAGCTGGAATATTTATGAAGTCAGCCATTGCAGTGCCAATACCTGTTTTGTTTGTTTTCTGATTCGAAAATTATGGTCTATGCGCAGGCCGACTAGGGCAAGAATTGTATCTTTTGAGAGGATAAGAGGATACTTATCTCTTTCCATAATGGGTATTTTGTGATCAGAGAGAAAACGGGATAGTTTCTTTCTTCCTGGAGCACCAAGTGGTTGAAAGCATTCGCCTTCCTTGATATGACGGACGGAAAGAGGAAATTGTATCAAATCAGCATCAAGGAACAGGGTGTCCGGAGTGGCAGGCAGGGCCGGGGAAAATGGCAAGCACTGTATGTGTAGGGTATGACCAAGCTCTTCTATGGGAAAGACACCTGGGCCATTTACGATAATGGGAGAAAATGATTTCCGGATGATTCCAGTGCCACGGTAGCTGCTCCGAAGAGATGGACGGTGAAAACAAATGATTTCAGCTTCTCGAACTGCTCGTAAACCATTGCTGAGGTGAATTTCTTTGCGGGTTTCTGATTCTGCAAGGGCAAGCAGGCTTTTAATTTTCTTATAGGACGGTTTTGATCCCAGCGTCCAGCATATCCTGTCAAGGATTCTACGTTGAATGGCAATCGGTTGTTGTAAAAAACCAGTAAGTGAAAGAGAGAGCATATCCTGTTCTTTAACGACAACACTCTGATAGGCGATTGTAGTTATTTCTTCGAGGAGCTTGTCCTCGTCGTTGAGGATTGTTGCAGTCTGAAGCAAAGTCTGGCGCACCGCTTGATTGTAGTCATTTTCAAGTTTTGGTAATAGCTCCAGGCGAATTCTGTTTCTCAAAAAGCGTCTGTCAAGATTGGAACTATCCAGGCAAAAAGGAATATTCTGTTCTTTTAAATAGGAGAGCAGGGTGTCTTTCGTCTCCTGGAGCAGAGGACGAACAATGTGTCCATGGTGCAAGTCCATGCCACTGAGTCCCCTGCTTCCACACCCTCGAATCAGACGAAGAAGAACCTCTTCAGCCTGGTCATCGGCTGTGTGTCCAACTGCGATAACGGATGCTCCATGGGAGACTCTGAGCGTTTCAAGCGCCTGATAACGGAGTTCACGGGCGGCTTCTTCAAGTGAACAACCTTTTGCCTGCTGTTCACCTGTGACATCAATGGTAAGAGATTCAAAATGTGCAGAGCATGCCATGGCCTGCTCTCGGACAAGTTTCTTTTCAGCTTCGGTTTCCAGAGGGCGTAGTCCATGGTCAATGTAAACAGCTATACGTCTGGTGGCCGGAAAGAGGTTGGAGAGAATGTGTAACAGGCTTATAGAATCAGCACCTCCGGAAACACCTAAGACAACAGATGATTTGGGATGAAACAGGGAGGATGAGATGACCAGCTTCTCTATCCGTCTCTGGAGGGCGTTCATTCGAGATCTCATGTTTTGAAAAACAATCCAGAGGGATTCTGTTTTTTATTTGAATAATCCATCCATTCGTATAGCATAGAATTATGAGAAATTCTAAAATTTAATCGGAGCACAATGAAGATTCTAATTGCAGAAGATACTCCTGTTAACCAGGTTTTGCTTGCTGATTTTCTGGAACCATATGGAGAGTGTCACGTAGCCAGGGATGGTTTTGAGGCTGTGGAAATTTTCGAGCAAAGTCTGAGCACGACCGAACAGTCATTTGATCTGCTTTGTCTTGATATCATGATGCCGAAAATGGACGGACAGGCAGTACTTCAGACTGTTCGAAAGCTGGAAGAAGAGCAGGGGATAGCAGAGGAAGAGAGGGTGAAGGTTCTGATGATCACAGCCCTTGATGATTCGAAAAACATCATGGAGGCTCTGGTGAAGGGGAAGTGTGCAGGGTATCTGACCAAACCTGTTAGTAGGGCCACACTGCAGGAGCAATTAGCTTTGTTAGGCCTTGGCTGACAAAGGAGGTGTAGGGTGAAATGACAGACCTATCCTTGTCTGATCGGGTGGAAATACATGTACGGGATTTTTATCAATTACCTGTTGAGAAGGTTGCCGTCATGCTTCCTACCTTTCTCGCTGTTCTCAAAAATCATTTAAATGATCTGGAAACAGCACTTGATGGAGGTGACCTGATTGGAATTGGCCGGGTAGGACATACCCTGAAGGGTGCTCTTCTGAATCTGGGTCTTGCTGAGATCGCCGAGATTGCCGCAAGCATTGAAAGAGAGGGGAAATTAGGGGGGGAGAATTTTGATTTTACTGAAGCGGTATCCCGGTTGAAAGTAGAACTTCAAGAGATTCTTTGAAAATAAAGAAAACGAAAAAAAAAGGCGGCTTGAGAGTTCTCTCAAGCCGCCTTTTTTTATGAAAAACGGAATACTTTATTCTTTAACTGCTGAAAGCAGTTTTTGAATAGAGGACTTGGCATCACCAAAGAGCATCATGGTGTTGTCTTTGAAGAAAAGCTCATTCTCAATTCCTGCAAACCCAACGTTCATGGAACGTTTCAAGACAACGACGGTTTGTGCCTTATCAACTTCCAGAATAGGCATACCGTAAATAGGACTGCCTGGATTGGTTTTTGCGGCAGGGTTCACAACATCGTTAGCACCGATGACCAATACCACATCTGTGGTTGAAAAATCGTCGTTGATATCTTCCATGGCGTAAAGCTGATCATAGGGTACATCAGCCTCGGCAAGAAGAACGTTCATGTGCCCGGGCATACGACCGGCAACTGAGTGAATGGCATATCGAACATCGACACCTTCTTCTCCAAGGTAATCACCGAGCTCACGGGTAACATGCTGAGCCTGAGCAGCGGCCATACCATAACCTGGAACAATGATCAGGGAATCTGCATTTTGAAGGGTAATGGCGACATCTTCAACCTCGAATCCTTTCATACTTCCAGTGGGACCTTCGCCACCGTCAGCTACAGAGTCATCAACGGCACCAAAGGCACCAAAAAGGACATTGGCGAGCGAGCGATTCATGGCATCACACATGATTTTGGTGAGGAAGAGGCCCGATGCTCCAACCAGGGAACCAACAATAATAAGGGCATTATTGTTAAGGGCAAAACCGGTCATGGAAACTGCAAGTCCGGAGTAAGAGTTCAGGAGTGATACAATAACCGGCATGTCCGCTCCGCCTATCGGGATAACGGCAAGAACGCCAAGACCCAAAGCCAGAAGAATAATAAAATAAAACGCCAAAGTGTTGGCCGGGTTCTGGAATACTAAATAGGCAAGGAAAATGGTTAGCAGTACAATCCCGGCATTGACAACCTGCTGGAATGGATAGGTAATGGGGCGTGTGGAAATTATCCCCTGCAGTTTGGTGTAGGCAATAATGGAACCGGTAAAGGTAAGGCCACCAATAATAACGGAGAGAAGCAGGGTTATCATGGTGAAGTTTGCAAATGCGCCGGTATGACCATTAAACTCAGCCATGGCAACAAGTGCTGATGCAGCACCACCGCACCCGTTAAACAGGGCAACCATTTCAGGCATTGAGGTCATCTCAACCTTCACAGCGGCATAGCCACCGATGGCTGCACCAATGGCAATGGCGATGATGATCATGGTGTAGCCGAACATGTCGGGGGAAGCGAGTGTGGCAGCAATTGCCACTAACATTCCAGCCATGGACAGCTTGTTTCCGAGTTTTGCCGTGGCTGGAGAGCTCAGATTCTTGATACCAAGCATGAACAGTACAGCCGATATCAGATATACAAAATCGATAATATTAACAATAGACATAGGTTAACTCTCTGGTTGTACTATTCTTTTTTCTTCCGCTTCTTTTTCTTGAACATCTGAAGCATTCTGTCCGTTACCATGTATCCACCAACCACATTCACCGTGGCAAATACAACTGCACAAAATCCAAGCATGGATTCTGCATCAATACTTTCGGGGCGACCCGTGGCAATCAAAGCACCAAGGATGGCAACACCTGAAATGGCATTTGATGCGGACATAAGTGGGGTGTGTAAGGTTTGCGGCACTTTTGAAATAAGCTCGGCCCCTGCAAAGCAGGCCAGTACAAAAATGGTCAAACCGATAATGATTGTTCCTGTATCCATTTTTTTCTCCTTATCCGGCCATGAGTGACTTGGTCAGTTGGTGGATGACCTCGCCATCTTTGGTGACCAGTGATCCACTGGTGATTTCATCTTCCATATTCATCTTAAAACCATTTTCATCACAGAGATGGAAAAGGAATTTTTCAACATTCTTGGAAAACATCTGAGAGGCGTGAAAGGACATGGTGGAAGGCAGGTTGGCATGACCGATAATCTGGACACCATGGACAACAATATTTTCACCAGGTGTGGTGAGCGCACAGTTGCCTCCCATTTCAGCCGCAAGATCGACAATGACAGACCCGGGTTTCATGGATTTAACCTGTTCTTCACTGATCAGAATAGGCGCTTTCTTGCCGGGAATGAGAGCGGTAGGAATGACCACATCTGATTTAGCAATGTGTTTGGAAATCAGTTCAGCCTGTTTCTTTTTATATTCATCTGACATCTCTTTGGCATAACCGCCACCGCCCGACCCGTCTTCTTTTATTGGAACTTCAACAAACTTGGCACCGACTGAATTGACCTGTTCCTTTACTTCGGGGCGGACATCAAATGCTTCAACAACTCCACCAAGACGTTTTGCGGTGGCACAGGCCATAAGCCCGGCTACTCCGGCACCGAGAACAAGAACTTTCGCTGGGGCAATCGTTCCAGCGGCAGTCATAAGCATGGGGAAAAACTTGTTGATATTATCTGCAGCAAGGAGCACTGCCTTGTAGCCGGAAATGGTACTCATCGAGGAAAGAACATCCATGGATTGCGCCAGAGTTGTTCGTGGGATGATATCAAGACCGAATGCCGTGATTTTTTTATCCTGAAATTTTTTGACGATGTCGTGGCGCAGGGTCGACTGGACAATGGAAATATAGAAGGAGCCATCTTTAAGGGCTTCGGCTTCTTCCATGGATGGCGGGCGAACTTTAATCACACAGTCACCCTGACTGATAAGTTCTGCGGCAGTCGCCACGATGGTGGCTCCTTTATCCGTGTAATCCTGATCACTATGACCGGACGCCAGGCCTGCACCTGCTTCAATCAAAACGTCAAAGCCATGTTGGCTAAGTCGCTTGATGGAATCCGGAATGATAGCAACCCTGTTTTCGCCCTCTTCTGTCTCTTTTAGAACAGCGAGTTTCATGGTGGGTCCTCTCTAAAAAAATATAATGAACTGAACTTTGTCGAATCTTTATATTCCACAGGTAATGCGGATAAGATTTGAACTGTGAAATGAATGAGCGCTCAATACTACGGTATCTTGGCCTAATGGTCAAGAAATTAGAGGGATTTATGTCAGGAAAAGGGGAGTCTGTTTTTCAGATTGACTGGAGTTTCTCCAGGAGTCGTTGATGAATATTGTCAAAGCCACCGTTGGAAAGAATTGCGACGACATCTTTGGCCTGGAGGATTTGCAACAGGCTGTCCAGAATAGCATCGGTATCAGGACAGGATTGGGCGTGAAGACCGCGTTTTTTTAGATCATCAGCAAGTTGTCTGGAAGAAAAAAGCTCATCGCTTGCCACGTTATCAAGGGGGACCGGTTCCCGAATAAAGACAAGATCGGCAGAATCAAAACAGCTGACATAGTCGCGCTGAAAAACAGCGCGTCGTGAAGAGTTGGTGCGTGGTTCAAAAACAGTAATCAGGCGTTGCCCTGGGTAAGCAGCTTTTAACGCTTTTAATGTCTCCTTGACGGCCGTAGGGTGGTGAGCAAAGTCATCAATTACGGTTATGTTATTTACTACTCCGCGTACCTCTTGGCGACGCTTGATACCTCCAAACTGTTTGAGTCCCTGATTGATGGCAGCAGGAGTGACACCTATGCGATGGAGAACTGCAGCAACAGCTAAACTGTTCAGGCAGTTATGGGTACCCGGTAACTGTACTGAGAAATCAGCCCAGTTTTTACCATGCAGGCGGGCGGTGAAATGAGTTATTCCACCCTCTGCCCGGACATTATGGAGCGACCAGTCCAGATTTGTGTTTTGGCCGTAACCTTGTACTTCGCAGGGGGCATCACGCACAACATCCATCACATTGGGATCATCAAGATGGGCGATGATAAGGCCGTCTTTGGGAAGCAGTGAAACAAACTTTTTAAAGGATCGTTTAATGGCTTCCAGATCAGTAAATATGTCGGCATGATCAAATTCCACCGAAGTTATAATTGCAATGTCTGGCCGATAGTGGAGGAATTTGGATTCCTTGTCAAAGAAGGCTGTGTCATATTCATCTCCTTCTGAGACAAAATGCTCTCCCTTACCGAGACGAAAATTGGCATCAAATTCCCGGACGATACCGCCAATCATAAAGGTGGGGTCAAGTCCTGCCCGATTGAGGCAGGATGCAAGAATGGAAGATGTTGTGGTTTTTCCGTGGGTGCCGGTGACCACAAGGGATGTTCGCGATTGAATAAAGAAATGGGCCAGTGCCTGAGGAAAAGAGAGGTATGGAATTTTAGCCTCGGCCAGTGCCTGTGCTTCAGGATTTATTCTGGTAATGACATTCCCCACGATAACAAGATCGGGGCGTGGTTCCAGATTTTGTTTACCGTACCCGTCATGGGCCGTAATACCAATTTCTTCAAGGAAAACAGACATGGGGGGGTAAACTGATTTGTCGGAGCCGCTGATCTCGTATCCGGAACTTTTCAGCATCCCGGCAAGGGCTGCCATGCCGGTACCACAGATCCCCATGATGTGGATGTGGCGGATGGTTTCAGGAGCGCGGTTCAGATCAGGGAGTAGTTCCATTACTCTTTTTCCACGGTTGCCTTAATCGTATCAAAGATTTTGGGAAAACCGATCTCAAAGGTCGCCGGGGTGAGTCTGCCCACCTCAATAAATTTAATGGCTATTTCCTTGGATATCTTCAGGAGCACTTCATCGGCAATTTTACTTTCTTTACTGTCCATGATTGTCTTTAACTAGTGGTTTCTATACGCAGAATAGCGTCGTAATAATAGTACAACAGTTCAGGTGCTGCATAAGCCGTCCCTGTTGTTGTGAAGAAGGCCAATTCCATTGAAACAACAGGGACGGGATTCCAACAGAAATAACCGATCAAGCCATCCCTGTGAAAACTACATAATTTATTTTGATTTAAAATTATGGAAGAGCAGCAATAGATTTTAAATCGATGCTTTTCGCATACTCCATAAGCTCCTCACGGGATACATTCTGTCCCTTAAGGGTAACAAGAAAACGGTTGTTGATAACGATGTTAATGTCACCGCCATTGTTTTTAAAATTAACAATCCCCTTATAGCCATTGATTAATTCAAATTGTCCGGCGGAAGCTGCAAAAATAGGATTGGAAAAAATCATAACCATGGATTGCATCAGTGGCGAATCAGTAACGATGGATATGTTTATAACAGAAGTCTCTTTTGTATAGGTTTTTTCGGCTGTGAGACCGCCACCAAAAAGAGAAGCTGTGGTAACCTGGGATTTGCCCTCATCTGCTGTCCAGCCTGTGAGAGGTTCAGGAAGCATCCTGCTTAATGCTTCACCTTTCTTCTGGCGAATCAACTGACTTGCATAATCGAGACTGCTTGCTGCATTACTGAAATCATTCTTTTTATACTCGTCCAGAGCTTTTTCAATGGTCTGGATAACGGGATCTTTTTCTTCACCCTGTACAAATGACGGGATAAGCATAACCAGACAGACAAGCATGGATAGGTGTTTTGCTGACATCACAGACTCCTGATAGAAGTAATTCAATAACTATTATTCTATTTAATATCCTTAATGCATTCTCACAAGAACTTATCAGGTGCAAGCTGAATTTTTTATGTAAAGGCGTGGTGGGGGAGGTGAAAGAAAGCATTTTCATGTGTCCAGGTGTGTCCGCCCAAGCTCAGCTTCTGCCCGGGAAGCTGTGGCGCGTACCAGAGGGGCAAGGGTCAATCCCTGCACCAGAACAGAAAACACAACAACCATATATGTTATGGTAACCAGCGCATTACGGATATCACCAGACGGCAGAGAAAGGGCAAGTGCCACAGAGATACCACCTCGAAGACCTCCCCAGGTGAGAATGGAAACAACCCCTGGCGAAAAACTTCTAAAACGCCGCATAATTCCAATGGGAAGGGCCACACTGATCATACGGGCACTTAACACCAAAGGGATTGCCAGTAATCCTGCCAATAGATATTTTTGATCGAGTGTGATTATTACCAACTCCAGACCTATAAGGACAAAGAGCACAGCGTTGAGAACTTCATCAATCAATTCCCAGAATGTATCCAGGTGTTCACGTGTTGATTGAGACATGGCAAGTTTACGGCCGTGGTTACCGATTAGCAGCCCTGCTACAACAATGGCTATGGGAGCGGATAGATGGAGAGATTCGGCAAGCACATAACCACCGGTGGTGATAGCCAGGGTAATGAGCACTTCAACGGAGTAGTTATCAACCTTTTTCAGCATCCAGAAAGAAATGCCCCCAAGAAGCAGACCATATAAAACTCCACCTACAACCTCTGTTGCAAAAATATGAAATATGGTCTCAACCGTTACAGGTTTTGTTCCCGTTGCCATCGCTGCTATCACCAAAAATACAACAACAGCGATACCATCGTTAAAGAGTGATTCACCAGCAATTTTTGTCTCAAGGCTCTTAGATGCTCCGGCGGTTTTCAAGATGCCCAGAACCGCGATGGGATCGGTGGGTGATATCAAAGAACCAAAGAGCAGACAATAAATCATCGGAATATTCAGATCCAACAAGGCCGAAATGTACCAGGCGCCAATACCAATCAAAAAAGTTGCCCCGATAACGCTTGCTGTTGCAAGGATTGCAATTACCAGACGTTGTTTTGCCAGATCCTCCAGATTGATATGTAATGCTCCGGCAAAAAGGAGAAAACTGAGCATTCCATGGAGCAGGGTCGCATTAAAATCAATGGAGGTGAGCATTCTTTCAACCTCCTGTCCAATGGTACCGTAACCAAACTTAGCCAGACCGATTAAAACAAGGGACATGACAAGGGCAATGGTCATTAAGCCAATGGCCGTCGGCATACGGAGAAAGCGGTAATTTACCCAACTGAATGCGGCAGCCAGGCTGATAAGAATGGCGATAATATGAAATAGCTGCATGCGATCTTCTTTTTTTTATAGGAATTGTGCCTGGGGACAGTGGTGGAAACCACCCTCTGCAAAGTTTATCCATCAGGGGAGAATGGTAATATCCGGATACACCCCTTGCATGTTGCCAAAGAGAAATGGTTGGATATTATTTAACGAAAGCTTACGGTTATTCTGTGCGTGTCCTTTAACATTGTTGTTATGCTCATGGAAAAAGGCACCGTTAACCTCAAGAATGTGTTGTATCCGGTCTTTAAAAGCCTGAACAAAGGTGGATCCGCTGCCTTCAAAAAACATGTTTCCCTGGTTGGTATGTGTTTCAATTTTTTTGAGATTCTCGAGTGAAATACTGTTTTCCTGAAGCTCCTGCTGATTGGTGACGAGTCCCCAAACCAGAGTGTCTTGAGGAATGGAGAGAGTCTCCTCGGAGTCTATAATGGTATGAGGCATGATCACACACCCCTTTCCTATTATGAGCCGATGTTCTGGTTTACCGAAGAGAAAACTGTTGAAGCCTACAAACACACCTTCATCGAGATCGGCTTCAATTATTTTTGCACCATGGGCTGTGACATTGCCCCCTTCCAGGCGAGAGTTAATGATAAAACAATGTTCCTGAGCATTTGCCCCCCTGCCCAAATAGGAATTTTCCAGGTAGGCACGTTGGGCAACAAGTACATTTTCTGAAATCGTTGTGCTTGGCAGAACGACGGCATAACGATCAAGTGAGGCGTTTTCCGGTACCTTGATTGTGTCTTCCAGGTTGGCAGCGTCAAAAATCGTATTGAATGCATCTTTGCGTGCCTCAATGAAATCAATCAGGAGCCCAGTTGGCCCTTTTTCAGGGGAACAGTGAATGTATTGCTTGAGTCTTTTTGTGGGATATTGATAGAGAAAATTAAATTGTCCCGGGCTGTTGACCCAAATTGTTCCAGGTTCGACGTTGAGGTGATTGATCTCGCCGGCCTGTATGTAGGAATAAGGGCCTATTACGCAATCGCGCATGGTTGTAAGATCAATTGTTGCAAAAGAACCAAGAAAACAGCCATCAGAGGGCGCTCCATGGATATTTGAGTAATCAAGCGCCAGTGTATCCTTGATGAAAAAACGTTCGGGAGTCTCGGGATCATGAGAGTAGTTGTGCACCAGTGTCTTTATAAGAGCACTGGTTTCTATGTCTATAAGCTCGTCTTTTGCAAGATCAATACTGAAGTGTTTGTATTGAAAGGTGTCCCCTTTTCGCTTGAGTTCGTCACCTCGTATATCTGATTTGTAGAGCAGCGAATCTGATATTCGACAATTACCAAGAAAATAACTGCCTGCAAGACCACTGTGAATAAACTTGAGGTTGAGTGGGATATCTGCTGTGATTCCATAAAAAGCATAGAATTCACTCATTTTTTCCAGATTGATATGGTCTTTAACAAAGGGGCTTACGTCAAAAGTAAGATCTCGAAGATTGATATTCACTCGCTGGATGATTCTGTTGAAAATCTTTTCAATTTCGTACATGGCGTATCCTTGAATAGGGGAAGAAGTCTGTCCTATTAACTTTTCCAT comes from Desulfocapsa sulfexigens DSM 10523 and encodes:
- a CDS encoding cation:proton antiporter; protein product: MQLFHIIAILISLAAAFSWVNYRFLRMPTAIGLMTIALVMSLVLIGLAKFGYGTIGQEVERMLTSIDFNATLLHGMLSFLLFAGALHINLEDLAKQRLVIAILATASVIGATFLIGIGAWYISALLDLNIPMIYCLLFGSLISPTDPIAVLGILKTAGASKSLETKIAGESLFNDGIAVVVFLVIAAMATGTKPVTVETIFHIFATEVVGGVLYGLLLGGISFWMLKKVDNYSVEVLITLAITTGGYVLAESLHLSAPIAIVVAGLLIGNHGRKLAMSQSTREHLDTFWELIDEVLNAVLFVLIGLELVIITLDQKYLLAGLLAIPLVLSARMISVALPIGIMRRFRSFSPGVVSILTWGGLRGGISVALALSLPSGDIRNALVTITYMVVVFSVLVQGLTLAPLVRATASRAEAELGRTHLDT
- a CDS encoding carbonic anhydrase; the encoded protein is MYEIEKIFNRIIQRVNINLRDLTFDVSPFVKDHINLEKMSEFYAFYGITADIPLNLKFIHSGLAGSYFLGNCRISDSLLYKSDIRGDELKRKGDTFQYKHFSIDLAKDELIDIETSALIKTLVHNYSHDPETPERFFIKDTLALDYSNIHGAPSDGCFLGSFATIDLTTMRDCVIGPYSYIQAGEINHLNVEPGTIWVNSPGQFNFLYQYPTKRLKQYIHCSPEKGPTGLLIDFIEARKDAFNTIFDAANLEDTIKVPENASLDRYAVVLPSTTISENVLVAQRAYLENSYLGRGANAQEHCFIINSRLEGGNVTAHGAKIIEADLDEGVFVGFNSFLFGKPEHRLIIGKGCVIMPHTIIDSEETLSIPQDTLVWGLVTNQQELQENSISLENLKKIETHTNQGNMFFEGSGSTFVQAFKDRIQHILEVNGAFFHEHNNNVKGHAQNNRKLSLNNIQPFLFGNMQGVYPDITILP